Sequence from the Nasonia vitripennis strain AsymCx chromosome 5, Nvit_psr_1.1, whole genome shotgun sequence genome:
TGAAAGTATCGCAGGATTCTCGTACTAACGCGTTAGTTtttcaaatcaaaaaatactAAAGATAGTAGTACAGATCTCCGATCagaatgtaaaaaatattctagaaaaagtttgattattatattaaaattatttcaataattttgacCGAACTCTATTGCATTTGTAATTAAGCCTTTGCGCACAAGTGTCCATTACGCTAGTACTGGACACCTTTTCTTCTTGTTGAGGTCGCACGTGCTCTGATGAGTAAAATCAAATTTAACCGCAGCCAATACATTAGTAGTAAAATGTCGTCTCTCAAAGCCTGAAAATTCTTGTATTACGTTCGAGAAATGAGCTTTTAGTACTTTATTAGGGTTTTAACATATTCGAATTTTCGACAGTCCAATAATTAATCTATATCAAACatcaaagtagaaaaatttcTTACTGCTCATTTTTCGAAGTATGAAATGAATTTTGTTTCCTGAGTTtgcaatttctaaaaaaatttcaaagtatttttctttccgttctaaaaagtttaaattaaaaaaaatgtatacaaaatAAAGACAATAATTGATGGAATGGCACTATGTAGGTAAACAGCTAAACTACCCCCAATAACACAAATAAAATTACattacataatataatatttctcatacataacaaaaattgttacacggaatctaaattttttatcaaattcttATTCTTTTATCTCATTTAACTCATTAATCTGTAATATTCAAATGAATGCTTAACTGATATAGGCGGAGGATATGGAGCTAATCATATCTTTTGTTTATAGCAGATATGTTGGGGTAGCAATAAAGTTGCTGTCGTAAGATCACGTTTGtctattaaattgaaaataccTTTTAAGTGTTGGATAAAAATTTGCACATATATGAGAAaagatactaaaatacaaaatcGCCTCTAGTACAGAATTAGCCCCGTCCTCCCATAtaagtattataaaataacgtATTAAAAAGGTGTACTAAAACTTAAGTCATTTTAAACGAAATTCTGTTCATACACGCTGAATTTCAGATGTTTTTAGGCCGTCAATCTTTCACGAGTATACTATATCATCTATGAAAAATGGCGAAACCCTCAAAAGTATCACAGTATGTTTAAATTAATGTTTAATCTAGAATAAATAAAGAttacttaaaaaattaaattggcATACATATAGCAACGTATAAAGCGTATGGGAAATAACTTCAGAGTAAAGTAAGGAAAATTTCCTATGATCCATATAAGAAAGTTTTCCTCTCTGGGGTACATTTAACAAAGCAATTTATTTAGTGATCGtaaaaatcttttattttattcattttattgcATTCTaagcgaatataaaatgaAACTCCTTAAGTGTGTAACAGTTTTATTGATATAACGATTGctattgtaaaatttattgaGTACTGTAATTTGCGTTCGAAAgcaatgtgtgtgtgtgtgtgatataAATTGTTACACTTTTCAACCGATTTAATTGATTGAACAgaatattcatttataacgAAATCTTATTTCCGGAATCACttgtaataaattgaataTCACCAAAGTGATTATTgcagttttatttataattttcaatatattcaCGTAATGAATGTGCATGGAATCtgatatgtatttatacatttcagACAGATTACGTATTTGGCTCAAATATAAGTAGTCGATTGCTTACTATTACAACGTGTTACAATCTAAGAACTCTTATATGCTGCAATTCTAAAAATACACCCTCGATAAACAACAAATGCTATTTTTCTATATCTAAAGAGAGTTTCACCTTATCCCCCAACGCTGAGAGCGCTCAATAATCTTACGAAAAGAGCGATATCTCGTGCGAATTCCCACGCGGCGGCTGTGGCAGACAAACATGCAGATGTTTATGCTGCGGCAAAATAGAGTGTCGTAGAAAACAAGGCATGGCTAAGAAGGAGGTCATCCAACTGATCGACGAGTCCAATGATCGTCGACGCCCGGAAGCGAAATGGCCTGTGTAAATCACGACACGGGAGCAGCTGGGGGTACCTGCTCTTACAGGGTTCGTGCATCAGAGCCCGCTGAGAGGTGCCCGCAAGAAACAGTAGCTAATACTACTTCTAGTGACTCAGCCCGAGCTCACCCCTTTCTTTTAGCATCATTATAATGGTTCACTAGATTCCGCGGGTTGCAAAACATCAACAGAGAGAAAACGCCctcgattttattatttatcgctATATTAGCAATGCGTGCATTGACGCAAGCAACTGTAACAATCAACTTAAGAATTGATTAATTAAAGTCTTTTAGAGCATTCTTTAGAATatggaaattatttattgtagtTGCCAGTTtggcaaaaataatttgtaatcTAAATCGCTATAACGACACAATAAATcagctttataaaataaaataatgtgaAAACATAGCAAGAGCAAAAGCTCGACTGCATACATTTTTAAGCAGCCGCGTTTCTAAAGCGAAGAAGATGCAAGATATTCAAACATATCGATGATATGTCTATCATGttgaaaaggaaaaatatcaaatatctttaaaagaacagaaaaatatcaaaagaCCAGAATAACTTTACATAccaaaaattgcttgaaagcTTTTGTTATCTCTCACTCTTTTCGTGCATAAATAAGAAACCAACCATCGTACGAAAATACTCTGTGTAAATTATGATTTTACCATATTTCTTTACCATGACGAGGAAGATctaaaatttaagaaattttcTCGGGGGATCATAAAGAACATCGCTATATATGCCGTAAAAAGCAgaaatgagagaaagaaataatACGCTGCGTCTAATCAAACAATATCTTAATAGTTATAATAGTATTTACATAATCATCAGAGATAATTATTGCAATCAAGAAAGATTAATGCATCAGCTACTGTTGCGTTTTGCATGTTTGCAATAACTTTTAATGTATTACTTATATGGCCACAACAATTATCATGTAAAGTTAAGGGCCCTCGAGCATACCGCTATAGATATATAATAAACGAGGAAATCGTCTTTTTTTGCGATgtatacttttgaaaaaactaTTTCACCTAagatcttttaaaaaaatatatgaaattgtTTGATGTGCGCTTTGTGCGCGGAAGCACGTTGAAATGCCtccaaaaaataaaacattttaaaaaaatagttaaaaaataCGTTATCAGAGCTATCCGAtctttatatgtatatgtcaATTTATTGCCATAGCAGCAAGGTTACGCGCTTTGACAGCTCATATAGACAGGTAATTTTAAATGACTTGTTATTCATTTTCTAGCTCATGGAGACATTTCAGCTTGCTTTCGCGCACAAAGCGCATATCAAACAAGATcgtttacttttttcaaagttCTACGCGtagtagttttttttttaaagtactTTGCTAATATAGACGGTCGCTTTCGTCCCTCACTATACATCTATAGCGATATGCTCGAGAGCCCTTAATGAGATTTAAGGGGACAAGCATGGGTTAAGTACagtaaaaaacataaataataaattactttAAGAAATTATTCTGTTTATAATACTTTTGAAATGTTTTTAGCTCATAGAGATCAGCGATCGATGTTTGCTGAATACTTAAATGTTGTCCATGAAACAGGGCACAAAACATGACCTTGAACATGTCACAAAACATGTCTTCTCATGAACTTGACATTTTAAGCTTTCGAAGTCCGTATACATTTAGATACATGTATGTTGAGAAGCGAGTATGCGGTAATTTAGATTTCTGTACGATCGAAGCGCACCTTGTGGCGATAAGTGGTACCTCGAAATATACTTGTGTGCTATACCTCTAGCTATATATTAAAGGTTTTTTgtactgtttttttctcttttcgctatttagaaagagaaaaaaattaatgcaaaaaatttctttttttctctttaaatATTGGTATTTTATAACTTCTTGGACAAAAGAGCCCAGTTTGCCAGGCGCCCGGATAGCTCAGTCGGTAGAGCATCAGACTTTTAATCTGAGGGTCCAGGGTTCGAGTCCCTGTTCGGGCgtatttttttgcattttcgtTTACAAAAGTTAGAATACATTTCTAGAAGTTTATTGAGTCATATTGTTGCcaagtttttgaaattttttatagttaGGTTCATCATTCAATTGTTGTACACAAATTGTGATTGTttttacgtagttgtttaatATAGCATTgccctggtaaaaatattttgtgatatataaaaattacgtACTTCTTCATCTAATTTTTATATGTGATTTGTGACCAGTTTGTTATGTATAAATTTCGAACGTTTTAtcatgtattaaaaaaattgaaatactttAGCTTCATGAAACATTTTTATGTGATTTTAGTAtgttatttaatcacataaataTTAGGTTCTAAACAATTATAATcttgaataaatttattatttaaataaatttgaattctcAATCGAAAACTTTGAATCGTTCGATTCTATGttttatatcttgatgaatcaaattagtttatttaaacTGGTGCAAGAATGTGATTTTAGCCTTGTATAGATGTTTGCACTATAAACCTAAAGTTGAAAATCAGGAAGTGAAAAGATTAAAACCTACATATTAAActttatgaatattaaaaagtgATTAATATCCTCAAAATGATAGCATTACAATTAAGTGTACATCTGTAGAATTGATTTGCAtaaagattaaaatccatCAATTAATTCTCTATGAGGATACcatttacttttaaatacttttaaagtttaaaatgtagGTTTTAATCTTTTCACTTCCTGATTTTCAACTTTAGGTTTAGAGTGTGCgtacgagcgaagcaagtaatTATGTTATGAAATGTATTTACAGGAATAACCAAAATTAAAACAAGTTAGATTTCATAAAACTgttgatatatttttcattgtcGGGTTTCAcattaatttcataaatataaacatgaacatttataaaacaagTAATGTATGGCACGTACAAAAACTACATAAATGACGTTCTCTTTTGTGATATTATAGTCAACCTTAATTCTAATTATCAGATCATATTACAGATTGATAATTAAGTCATGAATATAATTCTAAaaattgcattataaaaatataaactatGTAGTCtttatgaaattaattttttcaatagaTTATCTTAATTACACTTGTTCTTTAATGCTACCATCAGGCATTCCAAAGAATACTTTTTTCGCCATATTAACAAATAGACCAGTTTCAACTAAACCAGGAATTGACAAAAGTTTTTGATTCACAGCAGGCCAGTCCTTGACATTGTCAGGAAATTGCCAATCCAAAATAAAATTGCCATTGTCAGTCACCACTGGACCctgaaatatattaaattaaatatactgtaaATAGATAAGGTAATCATACATTTAATGGgcatttcatatatttttattaaataatataaagcaatatgtaattaattaaataataacttACTGCTTTAGCTACTGCCATTCTCAATTTAACACTGCCTCCAAAATCTTCTTCTACTTTTCTTCTTATAGGAACATAGGCCATAGGGACTACTTCCAAAGGAAGACCTTTTTTGTACTGCTCACCAAGTTTTTGCgaattttttctataaaaaatatttaattattcatcATAAAATACTATGTTATgccatatttaaaaaatttcttttatagaaattcatttaaaaaaatacatacgtGTAATCTGCTATAATAACCAAAGTATCGGTACAAGAGGCTACAATTTTTTCTTGTAATAAGCAACCTCCACCTCCCTTGATAAGATTAAGATCACAGTCAACTTCATCAGCACCATCAATAGCAAAATCCaactaaaaatatatgtaagaTAACAAATGTTTCTTTTGCCTAAAACTTGTAACAAATTACTAAGTATGGACaacgaaaagaaataaaatagaataaataaatttacctGAGGGTGAGTTTCTAAATCTCCTAAACTTAAATGATTGTTAATAATAAGCTGGCGAGCTTGAAATGAGGTAGGTACACAAACTACATTGagtttttcttctttcacACGTTCAGCTATAGATAATTAAATTAGTAGAAAAAGTGCCAATGTGACAGTTGATTCAATGATAAGCACAGACATAGCTTACAATTAATTATTCACAATACTTTACAGATGTTTGCATATTTTAACCATGATGTTTCTATGAagtaaaatataagattctatatatatattttactttCTAAACAAAACATAAATTTGGTAGCATAAatccatttataaataaaaatttaataatgatTTAACGTTTGCACACAAAGTAGTGTGAAAGAAAAAggttttcataaaatatcacagatttttaaaaaatacggcttgtaAATCCGCATACTTATCACATGGTATTACCAAAACCAAATAATTCCGGGAATCAGATCTTTTTACGTAAAATAAACGCTGGCACAAGAAAACACCGATCGACAAACATAAATTATCGTAAAATTAACTAATCCACTTACCTAACCTCTGGACGGCGTAAACAATAGTTGACCCACTACCAATCCCAATAACACTGTTGTCCTAAACAAAAGAACATAGTCATAAGTACTTATAAGAGTAACAAAATtccatttgaaaaattgaaaagtcatTAATTATTACCTTTACATACTCGTCCACGGCTTTGTACGCCGCGATTTTTTTCGCGCTCTCCAACGTGCTCTTCGACATGTTTATCCCACGCTGATGATTCGAAACAACTGCAGCTTCTTTGAATCCCCGAAAAACTGGTCGACGAGCCTCTACCGCCGAATTTCCGAGAAGCAACGCGGCCGCCGACTTTATCTCACAAAGCGTTGC
This genomic interval carries:
- the LOC100124198 gene encoding ribose-5-phosphate isomerase codes for the protein MNFVRHGIIIPVARFATLCEIKSAAALLLGNSAVEARRPVFRGFKEAAVVSNHQRGINMSKSTLESAKKIAAYKAVDEYVKDNSVIGIGSGSTIVYAVQRLAERVKEEKLNVVCVPTSFQARQLIINNHLSLGDLETHPQLDFAIDGADEVDCDLNLIKGGGGCLLQEKIVASCTDTLVIIADYTKNSQKLGEQYKKGLPLEVVPMAYVPIRRKVEEDFGGSVKLRMAVAKAGPVVTDNGNFILDWQFPDNVKDWPAVNQKLLSIPGLVETGLFVNMAKKVFFGMPDGSIKEQV